The Cynocephalus volans isolate mCynVol1 chromosome 5, mCynVol1.pri, whole genome shotgun sequence genomic sequence CGGTGACATTTGTTTGAGGAAGATCACTTAGAATTTCAATGGTAGTGAGAATAAAAAGTTTGGAAAGAATTATACTATTAAGCTGTATAAATTTCTAGTCTTTAAAAAGCCCTATCATATGATTATTCCTTGTTTTTTGATTAAGAAGGCCCTTGCAATCAATCTCTTAAAAGCTCCCTTTACATCTTTGTTTCTAAGTGTGTAGATAAGGGGGTTCAACATGGGTGTGATGATTCCATAGAAAAGGGACACCATCTTTCCCCGGTCCTTGGAGGCAGGGGATGGTGGTTGCAGATACATATAGATAGCAGTGCCATAAAAAAGTGACACTACAATTAGATGGGAGCCACATGTCCCAAATGCCTTCCGCCGACCTTCAGCTGACTGTATCCTCAACACTGCTTGAACAATAAAGGCATATGATATAAGAATGAGTATCACAGGTATTAGAAGGAAGAGCACGCTGATGAAGAATAGCTCAGCCTCGTTTGCTGTTGTGTCAGCACATGACAACTTGAGCAGTGCAGGGACTTCACAGAAGAAGTGATCCACTTCTTTGTGGCCACACAGTGGCATACGAAGTGTCCAGGTAGACTGCAATACTGAGTTGCTAAAGCCACTAATCCAGGATGCAGCTGCCAACTGGAGGCAGAGCCTTTGGTGCATGATTACTGAGTAATGGAGAGGCCGACAAATAGCTACAAACCTATCAAAGGACATGACAGCCAGGAGAAGGCATTCAGTGGAACCCAAGGCCAGGAAAATGAAAAGCTGGGCCACACAGCCACTGTAACTAATTACCTTCCTGGTGCTGCATATGTTTACCAGCATTTGTGGAACTGTACTTGTGGTGTAGCAAAGGTCCAGGAGTGAGAGAttggtaagaaaaaaatacatgggggTATGGAGTTTAGAATCCAGATGTGACACAAGAATTATTGACAGATTGCCGAAGATGGTCAAGATATAAGAAACCAGGAACAT encodes the following:
- the LOC134378134 gene encoding olfactory receptor 2B2, with the protein product MNWANESVPQEFILLGFSDRPWLELPLFVMFLVSYILTIFGNLSIILVSHLDSKLHTPMYFFLTNLSLLDLCYTTSTVPQMLVNICSTRKVISYSGCVAQLFIFLALGSTECLLLAVMSFDRFVAICRPLHYSVIMHQRLCLQLAAASWISGFSNSVLQSTWTLRMPLCGHKEVDHFFCEVPALLKLSCADTTANEAELFFISVLFLLIPVILILISYAFIVQAVLRIQSAEGRRKAFGTCGSHLIVVSLFYGTAIYMYLQPPSPASKDRGKMVSLFYGIITPMLNPLIYTLRNKDVKGAFKRLIARAFLIKKQGIII